The Paenibacillus sp. FSL R7-0204 genome includes a region encoding these proteins:
- a CDS encoding ATP-dependent nuclease has translation MKSPYISRIKIKNFRNFKDIDVSLSHKQVIIGENNIGKTNLIRAIQLILDPRLSDADRQLVESDFFNGLESPMKNGEEIEISIEVQGFENNKTLLAVLSDATVSKIPPTLRLTYRYYPIKRDDGSYDYMFTIYQGEEETTLFTHRQRKYFNIRVISALRDVESEMRNSKKSPITELLKEYDFDKNELEVITQNLKSHSNELLTMDEVQDLVFNINSRFSKVIGVQPDSELHLETMDFNPNRILNTLKLMMGQNKRPTSETSMGLTNILYISLILLSLEDKTVASYLKSSHYHALLALDDSEIVEQSYEQTSKGNYTLKDAIKEDTFTQLYAFMDNSSQNPKGFTLLALEEPEAHLHPTLQRIIYKDVMHGDSSILMTTHSPHITSVAPIESIVHLRWTNGGTQVTTASNVGLLPNEKLDLERYLDVKRGELYFGKGVILVEGIAEEYLIPQLAELLEKPLDLKGIMVCNINSTNFTPYIKYLDKLGIPYVCITDGDYYIDVIDTQKNDGSAIRKFHTLSIKGTNAPDSFGYLGNENAINILTSLNKITLAEIPTDDFSDQDLILNEHGFFIGTYTLEIDIMGKCVSDTKAQKVIYVTFNELTLGGQQQQANFKSELENGDYYACLRKIENSDNGIGKGRFPQRLSTKCLKTHIPRYIEWAITNIYEKVDA, from the coding sequence ATGAAGTCACCCTATATTTCACGCATAAAGATAAAAAACTTTCGAAATTTTAAGGATATAGATGTTTCGCTGAGCCATAAACAAGTAATTATCGGCGAAAACAATATTGGTAAAACAAATCTCATCCGTGCCATTCAACTTATTTTAGATCCTCGACTGAGCGATGCTGATCGACAACTGGTAGAATCCGATTTTTTTAATGGCCTGGAAAGTCCCATGAAAAACGGAGAAGAAATTGAAATTTCAATTGAAGTACAAGGGTTTGAAAATAATAAAACTCTCCTTGCTGTTTTATCAGATGCAACTGTCTCCAAAATACCCCCAACCTTAAGACTTACCTATCGGTATTATCCCATTAAAAGGGATGATGGTTCTTATGATTATATGTTTACTATTTACCAGGGTGAGGAAGAAACTACTCTATTTACCCATCGGCAAAGAAAGTATTTTAATATTCGAGTCATTAGTGCACTTCGAGACGTTGAAAGTGAAATGAGAAACTCAAAAAAATCACCAATTACAGAACTCTTGAAGGAATATGATTTTGATAAAAATGAATTAGAAGTAATTACTCAGAACTTAAAATCACATAGTAATGAGCTACTAACCATGGATGAAGTTCAAGACCTAGTGTTCAATATTAATTCAAGATTCAGTAAAGTCATTGGAGTCCAACCTGATTCCGAGCTTCACCTTGAAACAATGGATTTCAATCCCAACCGCATCTTAAATACACTAAAATTAATGATGGGACAAAACAAAAGACCCACAAGCGAAACAAGCATGGGTTTAACCAACATTTTATATATTTCCTTAATTCTTCTTTCACTTGAGGACAAAACTGTAGCAAGCTATCTTAAATCAAGTCATTATCATGCTTTACTTGCTCTCGATGATTCGGAAATCGTTGAACAATCTTATGAACAAACATCCAAAGGGAACTATACATTGAAGGATGCAATTAAAGAAGATACATTTACTCAGTTGTATGCTTTTATGGATAATTCCAGTCAAAATCCAAAAGGATTCACTTTACTCGCGTTAGAAGAGCCTGAAGCTCATTTACACCCAACACTTCAACGCATTATTTACAAAGATGTCATGCATGGGGATTCCTCCATTCTAATGACCACACACTCTCCACATATAACATCAGTAGCCCCTATAGAATCCATTGTGCATTTACGCTGGACAAATGGCGGAACCCAAGTAACGACTGCTTCTAATGTAGGATTATTGCCCAATGAAAAACTGGATTTAGAACGATATTTAGATGTGAAACGAGGAGAATTATATTTTGGAAAAGGAGTTATTTTAGTTGAAGGAATCGCAGAAGAATATTTAATTCCTCAATTAGCAGAGCTTTTGGAAAAACCGCTCGATTTGAAAGGAATCATGGTTTGCAATATTAACTCTACTAATTTCACTCCATATATTAAATACTTAGACAAGCTAGGGATTCCCTATGTTTGTATAACCGATGGTGACTACTATATAGATGTAATTGATACCCAAAAAAATGATGGATCTGCAATTAGAAAATTTCATACACTATCTATTAAAGGCACGAATGCACCTGACTCATTTGGATATTTAGGAAATGAAAATGCAATAAACATTTTAACCTCATTAAATAAAATCACTCTCGCTGAAATTCCTACTGATGATTTCTCTGACCAAGACCTTATATTGAATGAACATGGATTCTTTATTGGGACTTATACCCTTGAAATTGATATTATGGGTAAATGTGTGTCTGATACAAAAGCTCAAAAAGTGATTTATGTTACTTTTAATGAATTAACGCTGGGTGGTCAACAACAGCAGGCAAACTTCAAATCAGAACTTGAAAATGGAGATTATTATGCTTGCCTTAGAAAAATTGAAAATAGTGATAATGGAATTGGGAAAGGCCGTTTCCCTCAGCGGCTCTCAACAAAGTGCTTAAAGACTCACATTCCTCGCTACATAGAATGGGCTATAACAAATATATATGAAAAAGTAGATGCGTAG